GCCGGCCCGAGGCCAGGGTCTGCCCCTCGACAAGTGGAAGGGCCATAGTGATGCCGGATACGCCCGCAAATTTCTGCGCCAGTTGCGCATAGTCGGTTAGAGGCTTGTCTACCGGTTGAACAATCATGTGCCCGTTAATGCCCAGGATGCGAGAGATCAGCTCGGTGCGGAATCCGTTCATCACGGCCATGACGATGATGAGCGTCGCGACGCCGAGCATGATGCCGACAAAGGAAAAACCCGCAATGACCGATATGACAGTTTCCTTGCGCCGAGAACGCAGGTATCGCCACGCAACCATGCGCTCGAAGGCCGAAAAAGGTCCAGCAGATGGAGTAACGTCTTGCTGTTGCACTGCTTTGTTCGCCTCGGCCTTCGCCATGATTTCTCCTGCCCCTGAGACCGTCTGCCTGAAGTTGCGGTTCAGGCGGTCAGGCGATTCAGTGCCGCTTCGACTGTCATCGTTTCACGAGCACCCGTTTTCCGGTCCTTCACCTCGACCTCACCCGTGGCCGCGGAGCGCGGACCAACGATGAGTTGTACTGGAACGCCGATCAGATCCGCCGTCGCGAACTTGGTTCCAGCGCGGTCGTCGGTATCGTCATACAAGACGTCGAGACCGGCATTGGTCAGGCCGTCGTACAGTTGTCCACAGACCCGATCACAGGCTTCGTCACCCGCTTTCATGGTAATGACCATCGCGTCAAACGGCGAAACCGAAGCAGGCCAGATGATTCCGTTCTCGTCATGCGAGGCTTCTATGATGGCAGGAACAAGGCGCGTCGGCCCAATGCCATAGGATCCCATGTGGACAAGATGCTCTTTGCCATCTGGCCCCTGTACTTTCGCACCCATGGGTTCGGAATACTTGGTTCCGAAATAGAAAATGTGGCCAACCTCGATACCACGGGCAGACAGGCGGTCCCCTTCCGGAATGGCGTTGAATGCAGCTTCATCATGCATTTCTGAAGTGGCTGCGTAGGCGGATGTCCACTTTTCGAAGATGGCCTGCAATCCAGCGACATCGTCGAAATCAGTATTCTCACCAGGGATATCGAACTCGATAAAGCTCTTGTGCGAATAGACTTCCGATTCGCCGGTATCCGCGAGAATGATAAATTCGTGGCTGTGATTGCCGCCGATGGGGCCCGTATCCGCGCGCATAGGAATGGCGCGCACACCCAGGCGGGCAAACGTACGGAGGTAAGCTACGAACATCTTGTTATAGGAGTGAAGCGCACCTTCGCGTGTCAGATCGAAGGAATATGCGTCCTTCATCAGGAATTCGCGGGAGCGCATCGTGCCGAACCGTGGCCGGATTTCATCACGAAACTTCAGCTGAATATGATAAAGGTTCAGCGGCAGGTTCTTGTAGGATTTGACATAGGAACGGAAGATGTCGGTGATCATTTCCTCATTCGTCGGACCATAGAGCATGGGCCGATCCTGACGATCCTTGATCCGCAGCATTTCCTTGCCATAGGCATCGTAGCGCCCGCTTTCCTGCCACAACTCCGCAGACTGCAATGTCGGCATCAGCAACTCGACTGCGCCGGCACGATCCTGTTCCTGCCGCACGATAGCATTGACCTTGTCGAGCACACGCTTGCCGAGCGGTAACCAGGAGTAAATGCCCTGGCTCTGCTGGCGGATCATCCCCGCACGAAGCATGAGACGATGCGAGACAATTTCAGCCTCCTTGGGATTTTCCTTGAGGATCGGCAAAAAGTAGCGGGAGAGACGCATTGCGTTTTCCGTCGTTGTAAGCTGATCCCGAACGACAGGAATCAGCAATTGAAAAAAGCTAGAGAGTTGAGGGCTACATAGCGGTTTAGCGTGTCAATTGGAACCCGCCACGCTGGTCAAAGGCGCGTTCACACACAGCGGAAAAGTGGTGATTTGCAGCTACCCGCGCCACAATTGCGCCAGTTCTGTGACGAAAAGTATGACATATGCGTTATTGGAAAAAAATTATGGGAGTGTGTCAAAACTGTCAAAAAGGCTAGTGACAAAGCTCAAACGTTAAGCTAGGTTCGGCTCATAAAAGAGGCAGGGAGTTCAAATCTTTGCCAATCGCGGTCAAGTCTTGGGAGGATCAGATCTTAGGCGCGCTCGTACGCAGCCCCGGTAACGGTTGAAGATCACGCGAAACTTTGAACAAGGCGTTTTCGCCTTGTTTTTTTTTGCTTATTCGGTGCGTAATATACGCTCTACACCGGATCTTGCCGTCGTTTCTGGCGCTATTACAGCCCTTTCTATAGCGCGGAGCACTATGCGCCCCGCACCTCTCTCCTGTCAGAGCTCGACTGAATGCGGGCTTCTACCTGCAGGACGTTCCCGTCAGGTACGACCGAAATCCGGAACGATGCGCGGTAGAGAATTCATACTGAAGCCAAAATATGTCGACGCGACATACCATGCGCCATAAATCGCTGCTGAAATGACACTGGTCAGCAGAACAACGCGCGCGCCACGAAATCGAGCCGGGGCGCTTTCAACAGTTCCAAGCACCACTTCGTTTTCATCAGCCTGCGTTCTCAGCCCGATTGGCAACACCATGAACAGCACAGTCCACCAGATAATGAAATAGACTGCAAAGGCAGACATAAACTGAGTCACGGGGCCTCTCCTGATCCCTAAAGCAATTGCCCACCCGGATTGCGGCAGGCAGGCTAGTCTCCGCGCAACCATATCCATATTTGTTTGATTGCACAGGCGCAAACCAGTGAGCTTGATCGTAATGAAGCGGAGCTTTTATAGCCTCATCTCCGCAGACTTACCATTTCCCCGCTTAGTGTTCACTGCGTCAATCGGTCCATCTGCAGATGAGCCTGTCGCGCTTAGTGGTCGGCTGTCTGCGCCTAGACCTGTTCGAGCTCGATCAAGGTTCCCTGGAAATCCTTGGGATGCAGGAACAGTACAGGTTTGCCGTGGGCGCCGATCTTCGGTTCACCGGAGCCAAGCACCCGAGCGCCCGCTTGGCTCAATTGATCCCGCGATGCGAGGATATCCTGCACCTCGTAGCATATGTGGTGCATGCCACCGGATGGATTTTTTTCCAGGAAAGACCGAATTGGTGAATCGTCGCCAAGAGGCTCCAGCAGTTCAATCTTCGTGTTATCCAACTCCACAAACACGACGGTCACGCCATGCTCTGGAAGAGCCTGAGGCTGCGAGATTCGCGCACCCAACGTGTCACGGTAACTGGCAGCCGCGACACTGAGGTCCGGAACGGCAATTGCGATATGGTTCACTCTACCAAGCATCCATTTCCTCCGCCCCCAAAATCAATTCGGCACATCTCGGTCGATTTACGAGGCCCAGTCAAACCTTCTGGGCGTCGCCGTCGCTGCTTGCTGGCGCTAGTCAGGCTATCCGGTTCACGAAAACAGTGACCACAGGTTTCTTGCCCCAAGCGTTATTCGCTGCTGAACGAACGGAGCGGCGCACCGCCTCTCTCAGTGTATCCAGATCCTTCCGACGACTGCGCGGGATGCTTTCAACAGCTCCAAGTACAGCATCATAGAGCGTGTCCTCCATATCCTCGCCTTCGTCGTCAAATTCCGGAAGACCGAAGGGTACGACATCGGGATCGCCGATGAAATCATATCGCGCATCCAGCAAGACACTGACTGCAACATGGCCAACATAAGCAAGCTTCTTGCGATCGGATATGCCCATTTCGTCTACATCGCCGATGAGCTTGCCGTCCTTGAAAATCCGGCCATGAGGTGCGTCATCGATGACTTGAACCTCACCGGGCGCAAGGCGCAAGATATTGCCGTTTCGAACACGGGGCACGATCTCGATCCCGGCACCACGCGCCAAATCTGCTTGGGCCGTCAGATGTGCTGCTTCGCCGTGCACGGGTACAAGTACCTGCGGGCGAATCCACTCGTACATCTTCAGCAATTCGTTGCGACGCGGATGACCGGAAACATGAACGAGCGCCTGAGAATCCGTCACAATCTTGATGCCCTGGTCAATCAGGCCATTCATGATCTCGAGAATGGCCTTCTCGTTGCCCGGAATCGTTCTCGATGAAAAGACGACAGTATCACCGGCCGCCAAAGCCACGTGGCGCATCTCATCGCGGGAAAGTTTGGCCAGTGCCGCGCGCGCTTCGCCTTGGCTGCCGGTCAGGATGACGACCACTTTATCGCGCGGAATGTAGCCGTATTCATCCTCAGCGATGAACGGCTTGATGCCTTCCATCAGCCCGACGTCGCGGGCAACGTTTACCACCCTCTTCAACGACGAGCCAAGCAGGAGAACCTCACGACCCGCCGCCTCGGCAGCCTGGGCGATTGATCGTATGCGCCCGACATTGGAGGAAAAGGTCGTAATCGCGACGCGGCCTTCTGCCTGTTCGATAACCTGACGCAGACCTTCAGACACAGCCTCTTCCGAGGGAGAGACACCATCACGAACTGCATTCGTCGAATCGCACATTAGTGCGAGAACGCCTTCATCACCAATAGCGCGGAAACGGTTCTCGTCAGTGAGAGGCCCGAGCGAAGGCTCCGCATCAATTTTCCAGTCACCGGTATGAACAATGTTGCCGAGCGGAGTGCGGATCACAAGCGACATTGGCTCGGGAATCGAGTGGTTGACGCCGACCGCTTCGATTTCAAACGGACCGATGTTGACGCGGTCACCTGCCTTGAAGATGGTAATCGGGATATCTGCCCGCGTTCCTTCATAATCCCGCTTTGCCTCAAGCATGCCGGCGGTGAACGGAGACGCATAGACGGGCACATTCAAACCAGGCCATAGATCATTCAGCGCGCCGTAATGGTCCTCATGCGCGTGCGTGATAATGATTGCTTTCAACCGTTCACGCTGCTTGGCGAGAAAGGAGATATCCGGCAGGACCAGGTCCACTCCGGGCAATTCCGGGCCCGCGAACGTTACTCCGCAATCCACCATGATCCACTGGCGTTTCTCAGCCGGGCCAAAGCCATAAAGGGCTAGATTCATACCAATCTCACCCACGCCGCCCAGTGGCAGAAATACCAGTTCGTCCTGTTTCGCCATTACACTTTCATTCCGTTTCAAGAAGAAAAACATCGCCCGCAGCAATATGGTGCAGGCGGTTCTCGGTCTCCAGTATCAGAAGTCCATCATCATCGATACCGACAAACACACCATCCAAAGACCGGTCCGGCAAATTAACGCGGATCATCGTGCCTATCCCACATGCAGCAGACCGCCAGAAACGAGTTACCTCAGCCACGCCATGACCGTGATCCCAGATGTTCAAGATCTGAATCATCTCATCGAACAGATGCGTAAACACCTCTCCAGCAGAACTCGTAGCGCCCTGCTCTTGCAAAGAAGTCACGCCATAAGGTGCCGTTTCGGGACGATGACGAATATTGATCCCGATGCCACAGACAACGGCACGGCGGCCATCGGGAAGAATTTCAGCTTCGAGGAGAATGCCGCATGATTTCTTGCGCCCTATAAGAACGTCATTCGGCCACTTGATCTCAACAGCTTCTGCGGTCGCTGGCAAAACTCTCCGCAGCGTCCAGTGAACAGCCAGTGACACGGCGAGCGGAAGCGAGCTCAGGAGTTCAGGTGGTGAAGGATCAATCAGGAGGAGACTTGCGTAAAGATTACCGACTTCGGAGGTCCATGCCCGTCCACGACGTCCTCGGCCTGCGGTCTGGCGCTCGGCAGTAATCCAAAGTCCGGAGGCTTCGCCTTGACGAGCCCGCGTCAAACATTCCGTATTTGTCGAAGACACCTCGCCAAGTGCGAGGTGTCTGAAATTCTCGAGGGAGTAAGATCCCCCTCGTTCGTTGCGCATTAGAAGAACGCCTTCGCAGCAGCTTCTGCGGCAAGGCCGATCGGGCCGCCAAACAGCACATAGGCAGTGACGAAGAGACCCGAAATGCCAAAGACGAGTCTCAGTTCGCCGGCAGTCCGAGCGAACTCGCCGTTTGCTGCGTCGAACCACATGACCTTAACGATGCGAAGGTAGTAGTAGGCGCCGACAACTGAGGAGAGGACACCGATAATGGCAAGCGCATAAAGCTTCGCCTCGATCGCGGCAACAAAGACAAAGTACTTTGCAAAGAAGCCTGCCAAGGGCGGAATACCGGCCAGCGAGAACATGAGAGCCGTCAGAACCACCGCCATGAAGGGGTTCGTCGAGGAAAGGCCTGCCAGATCATCGACGCTCTCGAGAGCCGCACCTTCCTTCCGACGCATCGACATGATGCAGGCAAAAGTACCGAGCGTCATGACCATGTAAATCAGCATGTAAAGAGCGACGCCAGAAACGCCGGTCTCAGAACCGGAGGCCAGGCCTACCAGAGCATAGCCCATGTGTCCGATCGACGAGTAGGCCATCAGGCGCTTGATGTTCTTCTGACCAATCGCCGCGAAAGATCCCAGAAGCATGGACGCAATCGAGATGAAGACCACGACCTGTTGCCAATCCGCGAAAACAGGCATGAATGCATCTGTCACGATCCGCACGAAGATTGCCATCGCAGCAACCTTGGGGCCAGCTGCGAAAAACGCCGTGACCGGTGTTGGCGCGCCCTCATACACATCCGGCGTCCACATATGGAAGGGAACCGCAGAAATCTTGAATGCAAGTCCGGCCAGAATGAACACTAGTCCGAAAACAACGCCAAGCGACCGCGTTTCTGCCGTCAGAACAGCCGCGATATTGTCAAAGCCCGTATTGCCCGTGAAGCCATAGACCAGCGACATACCATAAAGCAGCATGCCCGAGGACAAGGCACCAAGGACGAAGTACTTCAAGCCAGCTTCCGTTGAACGGAGACTGTCACGATTGATCGCAGCAACAACATACAGTGCAAGCGACATCAACTCGAGGCCAAGGTAGAGAGCGATAAGGTCGTTGGCCGAGATGAGCAGCATCATTCCCAGCGTTGCAAGCGTCAGGAGCACCGGAAACTCGAACCGATCCAGCTGTTCCGACCGCGCGTTGCCGACTGTCATAATCATGGCCGTGATCGAACCGATCAGCGCGATGACTTTCATGAAGCGACTGAAGGAGTCGAGTACGAAAGCGCCTCCCCAGGCTTCGCCCTGCATTGGAGAAAAGACCAGCCACAGTCCGGCTGCGATCATGATTGCAACGGCAAGTCCCGTCACAGTCGGAGCAGATTTGTCACCAGAGAAGACACCGATCATGAGCAACGCAAGAGCACCAACCGCGAGGATCAGTTCCGGCGTCGAGATCTGCAGGCTCGTAATGAGAAGTTCAGCAGTCATTTGAAATCGTGTCCCCTTGTCAATGCACGACAAGTGCAAGTTTCTGCGCGGCCTGCAGGGCAGCGGAGTAGTTATTGAGCAGCAAATCGACGGATGCGGCAGTCGCATCGAAAACCGGTGCAGGATAGACGCCGAAGAAGATCGTCAGAACAACGAGCGGATACAGTATGATCTTCTCGCGTGTCGACAGATCGAGCAGCCCCTTCAGGCTTTCCTTTTCCAGCGCACCGAAGATCACCCGACGGTAGAGCCACAAAGCATAGGATGCCGACAAGATCACACCCGTCGCTGCAAAAAGCGCAACCCATGTATTCGCGCGGAACACACCGATGATCGTCAGGAATTCGCCGACAAAGCCGGAAGTGCCTGGAAGACCGACATTGGCCATGGTGAAGACCATGAACGCAACCGCGTATTTCGGCATGTTGTTGACCAGACCGCCATAGGCCGCGATTTCACGGGTATGGAGACGATCATAGACGACGCCGACACAGAGAAAGAGCGCGCCGGATACGATACCGTGCGACAGCATCTGGAAGATAGCTCCCTGCACACCCTGCGCGTTGGCCGCAAAGATGCCCATGGTGACATATCCCATGTGAGCGACCGACGAATAGGCGATCAACTTCTTGATATCGTCCTGCATCATTGCGACGAGCGACGTGTAGATGATGGCAAGAACAGACAGCGTGAACACGAAGGGAGCGAAGTAATCCGAGGCCAATGGGAACATTGCCAGGGAGAAACGGATGAACCCGTAACCGCCGAGCTTCAGCATCACACCCGCCAGGATAACAGACCCGGCGGTCGGTGCCTGAACGTGCGCATCCGGCAGCCAGGTATGCACCGGCCACATCGGCATCTTGACAGCGAAGGCCGCAAAGCAAGCAAGCCAAAGCCAGGTCTGCATTCCAGCCGGGAAGCCAAACTTCAGGAGTTCAGTGATATCTGTCGTGCCGGCCTGCCAGTACATCGCCATGATGGCCAGCATCATCAGAACTGAGCCGAGGAGCGTGTAGAGGAAGAACTTATAGGATGCGTAGACGCGATCCTTCCCGCCCCAGACACCGATGATGACGAACATGGGGATCAGGGTTGCTTCGAAGAAGACGTAGAACAAGACGATGTCGAGCGAGACGAACACGCCGATCATCACGACTTCCAGAAGCAGGAAGGCGATCATGTATTCCTTGATACGCTTCTCGACAGATTCCCAGCTTGCCAGAACACAGAATGGCATGAGGAACGTTGTGAGGATCACGAACAGCATTGATATGCCGTCGACACCCAAATGATAGGCGATCCCGGTGTTGAGCCATTGATGCTTTTCTACCATCTGGAAACCCGGATTCGAGTTGTCGAACCCGATCCAGATCAGCAGAGACACCAAAAAGGTAACGACAGTCGTCCAGAGGGAAACATTCAGGATATTCCGGCGGCCGTGAGGACCGTCTTCCCGCGTCAAGAGCAGGAGAACGACACCAACGAGCGGCAGAAAGGTGACCGTTGAGAGAATCGGCCAATCGGTCATTAGAGGGAACTCCCGAGCATCATCCAGGTGACGAGCGCAGCAATGCCGATGAGCATGGCGAACGCATAATGATAAAGATAACCGGACTGAAGCCGGACAACACCGCGCGTCACATCCATGACGCGTGCCGCGATGCCGTTAGGTCCATAGGCATCGATGATACCCACGTCGCCGCGCTTCCAGAGGAAACGACCAAGCGCCTTGGCAGAGCGGACAAAGAGCAGGTCATAAAGTTCGTCGAAGTACCACTTGTTCAGCAGGAACTGATAGAGAACCCTGTGCTGCTCAGCCAGACGCTTCGGTGTTTCCGGCGACTTGATGTACATGAACCAAGCGGTAACGAAACCCGTCAGCATGGCAACGAATGGGCTCCACTTCACCCAAAGCGGTACATGGTGAAACTCTTCGAGAATTTCATTCGTCGGCAGTGTGAACAGGGCACCCTTCCAGAACTCGTTGTACTCGTGCCCGAAGAAGTACCCTTCGAAAACGACACCTGCGAGGACCGCACCAACCGTCAAGAAGGCCAAGGGCAGAAGCATGACAAGCGGTGACTCATGGACATGGTGCATGACATCCGAGGAAGCCCGCGGCTTTCCGAAAAATGTGAGAAACGCCAGACGCCACGAATAGAAGCTCGTGAACAACGCGGCAATAACAAGCAGTGTGAAAGCGAAGCCGGACACAGCCGAATGCGAGGCATAGGCCGATTCAATGATGACGTCCTTGGAGAAGAAACCGGCGAAACCGATCATCGTCCCCGGGATACCCACGCCTGTCAGAGCAAGGGTACCGATCGTCATGGCCCAGAATGTGTATGGAATATGCTTCCGCAGCCCGCCCATGTAACGCATGTCCTGCTCGCCATCCACAGCGTGGATCACGGAACCGGCGCCCAAGAAGAGAAGGGCCTTGAAGAAGGCGTGCGTGAACAGATGGAAGACAGCAGCACCATAGGCACCGACACCCAGCGCAACGAACATGTAGCCAAGCTGCGAGCAGGTCGAATAGGCAATGACACGCTTGATGTCATTCTGCACGAGACCGACCGTTGCCGCGAAGAATGCCGTGATCGCGCCGATGATCGTAACAACCGTCAGTGCATCTGGCGACAGTTCAAAGATCGGCGACATACGAGCAACGAGGAAGACGCCAGCGGTGACCATCGTAGCCGCATGAATGAGCGCAGACACGGGGGTCGGCCCCTCCATGGCGTCCGGAAGCCATGTGTGCAGAAGAAACTGCGCGGATTTACCCATGGCGCCCATGAACAGAAGCAGGCAGACGCCTGTCAGTGCATGTGCTTTATCCAGATGCATGCCGAACAGGTTGATGACTGCCTGGTTGGCATCTGCTGAGCCCGCAGCCGGAAGATAGGTCGGCGCCGTTGCAAAAATGGTCTCGAAATTGATGGATCCGAATAGAACGAAAACACCGGAAATACCGAGCACAAAACCGAAGTCGCCGACGCGATTGACGATGAACGCCTTCATGGCGGCTGCAGACGCAGAGGGCTTCTTGAACCAGAAACCGATCAGCAAGTAAGAGGCCAGACCAACACCTTCCCAACCGAAGAACATCTGAGCCAAGTTGTCAGACGTTACCAGCATGAGCATCGCGAAGGTGAACAATGAGAGGTAGGCGAAGAAACGCGGCCGATGCGGATCGTGGTGCATATATCCAATGGAATAGATATGCACGAGTGTCGAGACAGAATTCACGACCACGAACATGACCACGGTCAATGTATCGATCCGGAAAGCCCATTCGAAATCAAGACCGCCGGACTGAATCCAACGCAGGACGGTTACCTTGATCACTTCATGGCCTTCGCCATGAGCAAGCCCGACCTTGAAGAATACGATCCAGGACAAGATCGCCGCAACGATCATCAAACCACTTGTGACGTACTCAGAAGCCTTCGCACCGATGGAGCGGCCAAAGAGGCCAGCAATCAGAAAGCCGATCAGGGGAAGAAAGACAATAGCCTTGTAGATCATAACCCGATCAGCCCTTCATCATATTGACGTCTTCAACAGCAATCGAACCACGATTGCGGTAGAAGACCACGAGTATCGCGAGACCGATCGCAGCTTCCGCAGCTGCAACGGTCAGAATAAAGAGTGCGAAAACCTGACCGACGATGTCGTTGAGGAACGACGAGAACGCGATCATGTTGAGGTTGACCGACAGCAGGATCAATTCGACGGACATCAGAATGATGATGACGTTCTTCCGATTGAGGAAGATGCCGAAGACGCCAAGCGTGAAGAGTATCGCGCTGACCGTCAGGTAATGGGAAAGTCCGATTTCCATATCTCAGTTCCTTGATCGCGCTCTTAGATGCCTTGGCCGGTCTTGACCTTGACCACTTCGATAGCTGTCGCAGGCGTACGAGCAACTTGCTGCGAAATGTTCTGGCGCTTGATATTTTCGCGGTGACGCAGGGTCAGGACAATTGCACCAATCATTGCGACCAGCAGTACCAGACCCGACACCTGGAAGAAGTAGACGTAGTTTGTGTAGAGAACATCGCCGAGTGCTGCAGTGTTCGTGCGTGTTGCCGGCGACGGGATCGGCATCGTGATGGCCTTGGCCGCTTCGGGCGTCAGCACCGACCCGCCAACAACAACAATAAGTTCTGCTGCAACAATCAACCCGACCAGAGCTCCAACCGGCGCGTACTGGAGAATTCCGGAGCGCAGGGCAGCAAAGTCGATATCGAGCATCATGACGACGAACAGGAAGAGCACCGCCACAGCACCGATGTAAACGACCAGCAAGATCATGGCCAGGAATTCAGCACCCGTCAGCAGGAAGAGCCCTGCCGCGTTGAAGAACACCAGGATCAAGAAAAGCACCGAATGAACGGGATTCTTGGCCGAGATGACCATGAAGGCCGATGCGACCGCTACAAAGGCGAACAAATAGAAGAAAACAGCCTGCAAACCCATGGTGGTGCCTTTTCGTCTTCCCCAGCGAGGAACCTTCTCCCCACTGTCAAAACCCGGCGGAACGACCAGCCAGGTAGGTAATGTCTTCAGTTTACTCGGCGCCCTCGCGGACGCCGACAATTCAAACGCTCAACGATAAGGAGCGTCGATGGAGATATTGCGCGCAATTTCGCGCTCCCATCGGTCGCCGTTATCGAGCAGACGCTGCTTATCGAAATAGAGCTCTTCGCGCGTCTCTGTCGAGAACTCGAAGTTGGGACCTTCGACGATTGCGTCAACCGGGCATGCTTCCTGGCAGAAGCCGCAATAAATGCACTTCACCATGTCGATGTCATAACGGACTGTTCGGCGCGTCCCGTCATTGCGACGCGGGCCAGCCTCGATGGTGATGGCCTGGGCGGGACAGATTGCCTCGCACAGCTTGCAGGCGATGCACCGCTCTTCGCCGTTTGGATAACGACGCAGTGCATGCTCACCCCGAAATCGCGGACTGACCGGACCCTTTTCGAAGGGGTAATTGATCGTCGCCTTCTGCTTGAAAAAATAGCGCATCGACAAGAAGAAGGTCGACACGAATTCCTTCAGAAAAAGCGAGCTGATCGACTGAGCCAGACTTGCCATTTGTATTCTCCAATGAGCTTCCGGTCAGGCGCAATCAGGCGCCAGCGGTAAGCTTCAGTACGAATGCAGTGATGATGACCATAGCGAGCGAGAGCGGCAGGAAGACTTTCCAACCCAGACGCATCAGCTGGTCGTAGCGGTAACGCGGAACAAACGCCTTGACCATTGCGAACATGAAAAAGACGAATGTTCCCTTGAGGATGAACCACACGATGCCCGGCACCCAGTTCAAGAACCAGACATCAACCGGCGGGAGCCAGCCTCCCAGGAACAGGATGGTCGTCAGCGAGCAGATCAGCAGGATGGCGGCGTATTCGCCGAGCATCAACATCATGTAAGGCGCAGAGGAGTACTCCACCATGTAGCCGGCCACGAGTTCGGATTCTGCTTCCGGTAGATCGAACGGAGGGCGGTTCGTTTCAGCGAGGCCGGAAATGAAGAAGATCACGAACATCGGGAACAGGACGAGCCAGTGCCAATCAAGGAACGAGGCTGGCAATCCGACTGCCGTGCCTATGCCGGTCTTTTGCGCAAGGACAATGTCCGTCAGGTTCAAAGAACCGACGCACAGCAGAACCGTCACGATCACGAAGCCGATCGAGACTTCATAAGATACCATCTGCGCCGCAGAGCGCAGTGCGCCAAGGAAGGGATATTTGGAGTTGGACGCCCAGCCAGACATGATTACGCCGTAGACTTCCAGCGAGGAAATGGCGAAGACGTAAAGGATGCCGACGTTGATATTGGCGATTACCCAGTTTTCGTTGAACGGGATGACGGCCCAGGTCGCGAGCGCAAGGGTAACCGACACGAGCGGCGCCAGCAGGAACACGCCTTTGTTCGCGCCGGCCGGAATGATCGGCTCTTTGAATACGAACTTCAAAAGATCGGCAAACGACTGGAAAAGGCCGAACGGGCCCACCACGTTAGGTCCACGGCGCAACTGTACCGCTGCCCAGATCTTGCGATCGGCCAGCAGGATATAGGCGATGAACACGAGCAGGCATACGAGGAGCAACAGGGACTGGCCGATCATAACAATCGCTGGCCAGACGTAAGTCAAAAAGAAGGAGTCCATGTTTTCCAGCCTTTACTCTGCCGCAGCCTTGAAATTGTTGCGGGCCAGTGCCGAACATTCCGCCATCACGGCCGAAGCACGTGCAATTGGGTTCGTGAGATAGAAGTCTTTGACCGAAGACGCAAACCCAGACTTGCCCAAGCTC
The window above is part of the Rhizobium rhizoryzae genome. Proteins encoded here:
- a CDS encoding biotin--[acetyl-CoA-carboxylase] ligase, whose product is MRNERGGSYSLENFRHLALGEVSSTNTECLTRARQGEASGLWITAERQTAGRGRRGRAWTSEVGNLYASLLLIDPSPPELLSSLPLAVSLAVHWTLRRVLPATAEAVEIKWPNDVLIGRKKSCGILLEAEILPDGRRAVVCGIGINIRHRPETAPYGVTSLQEQGATSSAGEVFTHLFDEMIQILNIWDHGHGVAEVTRFWRSAACGIGTMIRVNLPDRSLDGVFVGIDDDGLLILETENRLHHIAAGDVFLLETE
- the mce gene encoding methylmalonyl-CoA epimerase, with amino-acid sequence MLGRVNHIAIAVPDLSVAAASYRDTLGARISQPQALPEHGVTVVFVELDNTKIELLEPLGDDSPIRSFLEKNPSGGMHHICYEVQDILASRDQLSQAGARVLGSGEPKIGAHGKPVLFLHPKDFQGTLIELEQV
- the proS gene encoding proline--tRNA ligase, whose protein sequence is MRLSRYFLPILKENPKEAEIVSHRLMLRAGMIRQQSQGIYSWLPLGKRVLDKVNAIVRQEQDRAGAVELLMPTLQSAELWQESGRYDAYGKEMLRIKDRQDRPMLYGPTNEEMITDIFRSYVKSYKNLPLNLYHIQLKFRDEIRPRFGTMRSREFLMKDAYSFDLTREGALHSYNKMFVAYLRTFARLGVRAIPMRADTGPIGGNHSHEFIILADTGESEVYSHKSFIEFDIPGENTDFDDVAGLQAIFEKWTSAYAATSEMHDEAAFNAIPEGDRLSARGIEVGHIFYFGTKYSEPMGAKVQGPDGKEHLVHMGSYGIGPTRLVPAIIEASHDENGIIWPASVSPFDAMVITMKAGDEACDRVCGQLYDGLTNAGLDVLYDDTDDRAGTKFATADLIGVPVQLIVGPRSAATGEVEVKDRKTGARETMTVEAALNRLTA
- the nuoN gene encoding NADH-quinone oxidoreductase subunit NuoN; this translates as MTAELLITSLQISTPELILAVGALALLMIGVFSGDKSAPTVTGLAVAIMIAAGLWLVFSPMQGEAWGGAFVLDSFSRFMKVIALIGSITAMIMTVGNARSEQLDRFEFPVLLTLATLGMMLLISANDLIALYLGLELMSLALYVVAAINRDSLRSTEAGLKYFVLGALSSGMLLYGMSLVYGFTGNTGFDNIAAVLTAETRSLGVVFGLVFILAGLAFKISAVPFHMWTPDVYEGAPTPVTAFFAAGPKVAAMAIFVRIVTDAFMPVFADWQQVVVFISIASMLLGSFAAIGQKNIKRLMAYSSIGHMGYALVGLASGSETGVSGVALYMLIYMVMTLGTFACIMSMRRKEGAALESVDDLAGLSSTNPFMAVVLTALMFSLAGIPPLAGFFAKYFVFVAAIEAKLYALAIIGVLSSVVGAYYYLRIVKVMWFDAANGEFARTAGELRLVFGISGLFVTAYVLFGGPIGLAAEAAAKAFF
- a CDS encoding DUF1467 family protein, translated to MSAFAVYFIIWWTVLFMVLPIGLRTQADENEVVLGTVESAPARFRGARVVLLTSVISAAIYGAWYVASTYFGFSMNSLPRIVPDFGRT
- a CDS encoding ribonuclease J, yielding MAKQDELVFLPLGGVGEIGMNLALYGFGPAEKRQWIMVDCGVTFAGPELPGVDLVLPDISFLAKQRERLKAIIITHAHEDHYGALNDLWPGLNVPVYASPFTAGMLEAKRDYEGTRADIPITIFKAGDRVNIGPFEIEAVGVNHSIPEPMSLVIRTPLGNIVHTGDWKIDAEPSLGPLTDENRFRAIGDEGVLALMCDSTNAVRDGVSPSEEAVSEGLRQVIEQAEGRVAITTFSSNVGRIRSIAQAAEAAGREVLLLGSSLKRVVNVARDVGLMEGIKPFIAEDEYGYIPRDKVVVILTGSQGEARAALAKLSRDEMRHVALAAGDTVVFSSRTIPGNEKAILEIMNGLIDQGIKIVTDSQALVHVSGHPRRNELLKMYEWIRPQVLVPVHGEAAHLTAQADLARGAGIEIVPRVRNGNILRLAPGEVQVIDDAPHGRIFKDGKLIGDVDEMGISDRKKLAYVGHVAVSVLLDARYDFIGDPDVVPFGLPEFDDEGEDMEDTLYDAVLGAVESIPRSRRKDLDTLREAVRRSVRSAANNAWGKKPVVTVFVNRIA